A window of the Radiobacillus deserti genome harbors these coding sequences:
- a CDS encoding FadR/GntR family transcriptional regulator, with protein sequence MFQSEKVKVYEEVLSEIRNYITNHQLSPGDKLPSERELAEQLDAGRSSVREALRALELLGLIETRRGEGTFLRQYRTHRTVELLSTFILHEPQTKKDILATKRIMEKEAAKLAYGNLHEDVMKELQVIGTSTELDDREKHHTFFVLLFQHSQNYLMYKIWQLVEDFSHTVHQISYTSSFYKELLEVFVNGRLEDIEPLFDTLYKEE encoded by the coding sequence TTGTTTCAATCTGAAAAAGTAAAAGTTTATGAAGAAGTATTAAGTGAGATACGCAATTATATTACGAATCATCAATTGTCACCTGGGGATAAGCTTCCATCGGAAAGAGAGCTAGCAGAACAATTAGACGCTGGTCGCTCCTCTGTAAGAGAAGCGTTAAGAGCATTAGAACTTTTAGGATTAATAGAGACGAGAAGGGGAGAAGGGACCTTCCTTAGACAGTACAGAACCCATCGAACAGTCGAACTTTTATCGACGTTTATTCTACATGAGCCACAAACGAAAAAAGACATTCTTGCAACAAAGCGAATTATGGAAAAAGAAGCGGCTAAACTTGCATATGGTAATCTTCACGAGGACGTCATGAAAGAGTTGCAAGTAATTGGTACAAGCACTGAACTAGATGACAGAGAGAAACACCATACGTTTTTCGTTCTTCTTTTTCAGCATTCACAAAATTATCTCATGTACAAGATATGGCAATTAGTGGAAGACTTTTCTCACACTGTTCATCAGATTTCTTATACATCCTCTTTTTACAAGGAATTGTTGGAAGTATTTGTGAATGGTCGCTTGGAAGATATAGAACCGTTATTTGATACATTATACAAAGAAGAATAA
- the pyk gene encoding pyruvate kinase, whose amino-acid sequence MRKTKIVCTIGPASESVEKLVDLIESGMNVARLNFSHGDFEEHGQRIVNIREASKRTGKTVAILLDTKGPEIRTGVLKDGQAQLDKGATVYVSMEDIEGSSERISVTYPHLIHDVHVGSKLLLDDGLIELEVVEIDKEKKELKTIALNSGLLKNKKGVNVPNVSVNLPGITEKDAADIKFGIEQGVDFIAASFVRRASDVLEIRELLEENNATHINIIPKIENREGVDNLDQILQVSDGLMVARGDLGVEIPPEDVPLVQKDMIRKCNTAGKPVITATQMLDSMQRNPRPTRAEASDVANAIFDGTDAIMLSGETAAGDYPVEAVRTMSNIATKAETALDHKVILDLRSKHSDMTITDAISQSVTHSAMNLDVDAIITPTQSGYTARMISKYRPKAPIIAVTFDERSKRRLSLVWGVTAIMGEQAESTDHMLDIAVDRGLSTGLFNRGSRVIITAGVPVGEAGTTNLLKVHVVGDVLAKGQGVGKGNAYGRAVVVKNAEEALSKVTEDDIIVTYGTDKEMMPAIEKASGIITEEGGLTSHAAIVGLSLGIPVIVGVDKAVDHIKDNSDITIDASKGDIYGGHASVL is encoded by the coding sequence ATGAGAAAGACAAAAATTGTTTGTACGATTGGTCCTGCTTCAGAATCTGTTGAAAAGCTAGTCGACCTAATCGAATCAGGAATGAACGTAGCGCGACTAAACTTTTCCCATGGGGATTTTGAAGAGCATGGTCAGCGGATCGTGAACATTAGGGAAGCGTCAAAACGTACTGGAAAGACGGTTGCAATTTTATTAGATACGAAAGGCCCAGAAATTCGAACAGGCGTATTGAAAGATGGACAAGCTCAGTTGGATAAAGGGGCGACAGTGTATGTATCTATGGAAGATATCGAAGGATCTTCAGAACGAATCTCTGTAACTTACCCACACCTTATTCATGATGTGCATGTTGGGTCTAAATTACTATTAGATGACGGTCTTATTGAGCTAGAAGTTGTAGAAATTGATAAAGAAAAGAAAGAACTCAAAACAATTGCGTTGAATTCAGGATTGTTGAAAAATAAAAAAGGCGTCAACGTACCAAATGTTAGTGTGAACTTGCCTGGTATAACAGAAAAGGATGCTGCTGACATTAAGTTTGGAATTGAGCAGGGCGTTGACTTTATCGCTGCCTCCTTTGTAAGACGTGCATCTGATGTGTTAGAAATTCGTGAATTATTAGAAGAAAATAATGCAACACACATCAATATCATACCTAAGATTGAAAACCGTGAAGGTGTCGATAATCTGGATCAAATTCTTCAAGTAAGTGATGGATTAATGGTAGCACGCGGAGACTTAGGGGTAGAAATTCCTCCTGAAGATGTACCACTTGTCCAAAAGGATATGATTCGTAAGTGTAATACAGCAGGAAAACCAGTTATTACAGCAACGCAAATGCTTGATTCGATGCAACGAAATCCACGTCCTACACGTGCGGAAGCATCGGATGTTGCAAATGCGATTTTTGATGGAACGGACGCAATTATGCTGTCAGGAGAAACGGCTGCTGGAGATTATCCTGTTGAAGCGGTACGTACTATGAGCAACATTGCTACTAAAGCGGAAACAGCTCTAGATCACAAAGTGATTCTAGATTTAAGATCTAAACATAGTGATATGACGATTACGGATGCAATAAGTCAATCCGTTACCCATTCTGCAATGAACTTAGATGTCGATGCCATTATCACACCAACTCAAAGTGGATATACAGCTCGGATGATTTCAAAATATCGTCCTAAAGCTCCGATTATTGCGGTAACCTTTGATGAGCGTTCGAAAAGAAGGCTATCACTTGTTTGGGGTGTGACGGCGATCATGGGAGAACAAGCAGAGTCTACAGATCATATGCTAGACATTGCTGTAGATCGCGGACTTTCGACTGGTTTGTTTAACCGAGGAAGTCGAGTTATCATCACTGCAGGTGTACCAGTGGGAGAAGCTGGTACAACGAACTTGTTAAAAGTACATGTTGTTGGTGATGTACTTGCAAAAGGGCAAGGCGTTGGAAAAGGAAATGCTTATGGACGTGCTGTTGTTGTGAAAAATGCCGAAGAAGCTCTTTCTAAAGTGACAGAAGACGATATTATTGTCACTTACGGAACAGATAAAGAAATGATGCCAGCGATTGAAAAAGCTAGCGGAATTATTACGGAAGAAGGTGGTTTAACTTCCCATGCAGCTATTGTGGGATTGAGCCTTGGAATTCCAGTGATTGTTGGTGTTGATAAAGCAGTAGATCATATAAAAGATAATAGTGATATCACGATTGATGCGAGCAAAGGTGATATCTACGGAGGACACGCCTCTGTACTATAA
- the pfkA gene encoding 6-phosphofructokinase, with product MKKIGVLTSGGDSPGMNAAVRAVVRKAIYHDVEVYGIYNGYQGLIDGNIKKMELGSVGDIIQRGGTILYSARCEEFKTEEGQNKGIEQLNKFGIEGLIVIGGDGSFRGAEKLTKKGYPCIGVPGTIDNDIPGTDFTIGFDTALNTVIEAIDKIRDTATSHERTYVIEVMGRNAGDLALWSGLADGAESILIPEQKDDFDEVIDRLKKGHERGKKHSIIVLAEGVGSGFDYGKRIKEATNLETRVTILGHIQRGGSPTGNDRVLASRLGAKAVDLLLEGKAGRMVGIQNNKLVDHDIIEILQEPHTIDEEMYRLSKELSI from the coding sequence ATGAAGAAAATCGGTGTATTAACTAGTGGCGGCGATTCACCAGGTATGAATGCTGCTGTTCGTGCGGTCGTGAGAAAAGCGATTTACCATGACGTAGAAGTGTATGGTATTTACAATGGGTATCAAGGACTTATTGATGGGAATATTAAAAAAATGGAACTAGGCTCGGTTGGGGATATTATTCAACGCGGTGGAACGATCCTGTACTCGGCACGTTGTGAAGAGTTCAAAACCGAAGAAGGGCAAAATAAAGGAATCGAGCAGCTTAATAAGTTTGGTATCGAAGGCTTAATCGTAATAGGTGGCGATGGATCTTTCCGTGGTGCCGAAAAATTAACGAAAAAAGGGTATCCTTGTATTGGTGTTCCAGGAACGATTGATAATGATATTCCAGGAACTGATTTTACAATTGGATTTGACACAGCCTTAAACACCGTGATTGAAGCTATTGATAAAATTAGAGATACAGCAACCTCCCATGAGCGTACATATGTGATTGAAGTAATGGGAAGAAACGCTGGGGATTTAGCGCTTTGGTCTGGTTTAGCAGATGGGGCAGAAAGCATCTTAATCCCAGAGCAAAAGGATGACTTTGATGAAGTGATTGATCGCTTGAAAAAAGGACATGAGCGTGGAAAAAAACATAGTATTATTGTCCTTGCTGAAGGTGTAGGAAGTGGATTTGATTACGGAAAACGAATTAAAGAAGCGACAAACCTTGAGACGAGAGTAACTATTTTAGGTCACATTCAACGTGGTGGCTCGCCTACAGGGAATGATCGTGTGCTAGCGAGTCGTTTAGGTGCTAAAGCAGTCGATTTATTACTAGAGGGGAAAGCAGGCCGTATGGTTGGTATTCAAAACAATAAGCTAGTCGATCATGATATAATTGAAATTTTACAAGAACCTCACACCATTGATGAGGAAATGTATCGTCTATCCAAAGAATTATCTATTTGA
- the accD gene encoding acetyl-CoA carboxylase, carboxyltransferase subunit beta: MLKDFFNKKKKYAPIPREEAKQDVPQGIMQKCMGCQKIFYRKEMEKNLNVCPQCGHHHQMDSYTRIEHLMDPNTFVEWDKGMTTKNPLDFPDYEEKLEKDRKKTGLNEAVVTGKGAINGVATVIAVMDARFRMGSMGSVVGEKIARAIEKAKESSLPFIIFTASGGARMQEGMLSLMQMSKTSVAIERFSRSGGLMISVMTNPTTGGVSASFASIGDYNFAEPGALIGFAGRRIIEQTIREELPDDFQTAEFQLEHGQLDKVINRLEMRDMLGTILDIHYEGGNAS; the protein is encoded by the coding sequence TTGCTAAAGGACTTTTTTAATAAAAAGAAGAAATATGCACCTATTCCTAGGGAGGAAGCAAAGCAAGATGTTCCTCAAGGAATCATGCAGAAATGTATGGGGTGCCAAAAGATCTTTTATCGAAAAGAAATGGAGAAAAATCTCAATGTGTGCCCACAATGTGGTCACCATCATCAAATGGACTCCTATACACGTATCGAACATTTAATGGATCCTAATACGTTTGTGGAATGGGATAAAGGCATGACGACGAAAAATCCGTTAGATTTCCCCGATTATGAGGAGAAATTGGAAAAGGATCGTAAGAAAACGGGACTAAATGAAGCGGTTGTCACCGGTAAAGGTGCGATCAATGGGGTAGCAACCGTTATTGCTGTGATGGATGCGCGTTTTCGGATGGGAAGCATGGGATCTGTTGTTGGGGAGAAGATTGCTCGAGCAATTGAGAAAGCGAAGGAATCCTCCCTTCCGTTTATTATTTTCACTGCATCTGGTGGCGCTCGGATGCAAGAAGGAATGTTAAGTCTCATGCAAATGAGTAAAACATCCGTGGCGATCGAGCGCTTTAGCAGATCCGGTGGCTTGATGATTTCCGTCATGACGAATCCAACAACAGGTGGAGTATCTGCAAGCTTTGCATCGATAGGGGACTATAACTTTGCAGAACCTGGTGCACTGATTGGCTTTGCCGGCAGAAGAATCATTGAACAAACCATTAGGGAAGAACTACCTGATGATTTCCAAACTGCCGAATTCCAGCTTGAACATGGTCAGCTAGACAAAGTAATAAACCGACTTGAGATGAGAGATATGTTGGGAACAATCCTGGATATCCATTATGAGGGAGGTAATGCCTCATGA
- the accA gene encoding acetyl-CoA carboxylase carboxyl transferase subunit alpha — MKQVLEFEKPVLELKDKINELKNITKTSDVDLTEDIARMEQRLAKLEEDIYRNLKPWDRVQIARHSDRPTTLDYVERLFTDFIEFHGDRLYADDEAIVTGIGKFQGQSVTIVGHQRGKNTKENITRNFGMPHPEGYRKALRHMKQADKFNRPIISFIDTKGAYPGKAAEERGQSEAIARNLMEMAGLRVPIICIVIGEGGSGGALGLGIGDRIHMLENSTYSVISPEGAAALLWKDSAQAQRAETMQITSYDLKSLGIIDEIIQEPSGGAHRNVDEQAKAIKNVLVKSLNELRPLGSEVLLEKRWEKYKQIGDYSELTNDASC, encoded by the coding sequence ATGAAACAAGTATTAGAATTCGAGAAGCCGGTTCTCGAATTAAAGGATAAAATCAATGAGCTAAAAAACATTACTAAAACTAGTGATGTAGATTTAACAGAAGATATTGCTCGTATGGAACAACGTTTAGCTAAGTTAGAGGAAGATATATATCGAAATCTTAAGCCTTGGGACCGTGTTCAAATTGCTCGGCATTCAGATCGACCGACAACACTAGATTATGTGGAAAGGCTCTTTACCGACTTCATCGAATTCCATGGCGATCGACTGTATGCAGACGACGAAGCGATTGTAACTGGGATTGGCAAATTTCAAGGACAATCTGTCACAATCGTCGGGCATCAGAGAGGGAAGAATACGAAAGAAAACATCACAAGGAACTTTGGGATGCCACACCCTGAAGGATATCGAAAAGCATTAAGACATATGAAGCAAGCGGACAAGTTTAATCGTCCGATTATTAGTTTTATAGATACAAAAGGAGCTTACCCTGGTAAGGCAGCTGAGGAAAGAGGGCAAAGTGAAGCAATTGCACGTAACTTGATGGAAATGGCTGGACTTCGCGTTCCGATTATTTGTATTGTGATTGGAGAAGGTGGAAGTGGTGGTGCCTTAGGATTAGGTATTGGAGATCGCATCCATATGCTGGAGAATTCAACGTATTCCGTTATTTCTCCCGAAGGTGCAGCAGCCTTATTATGGAAGGATTCTGCGCAAGCTCAGCGAGCAGAAACGATGCAAATTACTTCCTATGATTTAAAATCATTAGGTATTATTGATGAGATTATTCAAGAACCGAGTGGCGGAGCCCACCGTAATGTAGACGAACAAGCAAAAGCTATTAAAAACGTTCTTGTTAAATCACTAAACGAACTTCGGCCACTAGGATCAGAAGTATTATTAGAAAAACGTTGGGAAAAGTATAAGCAAATCGGAGACTATTCTGAGTTAACCAATGATGCCTCTTGCTAA
- a CDS encoding NAD(P)-dependent malic enzyme, producing the protein MSNLRDEALHIHRMNKGKLSTQSKIPVKNARDLSLAYSPGVAEPCKEIYNQKEAVYEYTMKGNMVAVVSDGSAVLGLGNIGPEAALPVMEGKSVLFKSFAGVDSFPICLDTHDVDEIVRTVKLMEPTFGGVNLEDIAAPNCFVIEERLKKETNIPIFHDDQHGTAIVTVAGLLNALKLVGKKFSDIKVVANGAGAAGIAIIKLLHSFGVRDMIMCDSKGAIFEGRKYGMNEVKDEVAKMTNKDKVEGNLEEVMEGADVFIGVSVGGLLSEEMVRTMKDDSIIFAMANPDPEIMPEAAKNAGARVIGTGRSDFPNQVNNVLAFPGIFRGALDVRATRINEKMKIAAAEAIAALISDDELNEDYVIPAPFDPRVAPAVAASVAKAAMESGVARIQVDPEEVAEKTRRLTLIED; encoded by the coding sequence TTGTCAAATTTAAGAGATGAGGCTTTACATATTCATCGAATGAATAAAGGAAAGTTATCTACACAATCCAAAATACCAGTAAAGAATGCACGAGATTTAAGTTTAGCTTATTCTCCTGGTGTTGCGGAACCTTGTAAAGAAATCTATAACCAAAAAGAAGCGGTTTATGAGTACACCATGAAGGGAAACATGGTTGCTGTTGTAAGTGATGGTTCTGCCGTATTAGGTCTTGGAAATATTGGACCAGAAGCAGCGTTACCAGTTATGGAGGGTAAATCGGTATTGTTTAAAAGCTTTGCCGGAGTAGATTCTTTTCCAATCTGTCTAGATACACATGACGTAGATGAAATTGTTCGCACGGTTAAATTGATGGAGCCGACTTTTGGCGGAGTGAATCTGGAGGATATCGCGGCCCCGAATTGCTTTGTTATCGAGGAACGGTTAAAAAAAGAAACGAATATTCCTATATTTCATGATGATCAACACGGTACTGCCATTGTAACCGTCGCTGGTCTATTAAATGCGCTCAAATTAGTAGGCAAGAAATTCTCTGATATAAAGGTCGTAGCTAATGGTGCTGGGGCAGCGGGTATTGCTATTATTAAATTACTTCATAGTTTTGGTGTTAGAGATATGATTATGTGTGATTCCAAAGGCGCGATATTTGAAGGTCGAAAATATGGAATGAATGAAGTAAAAGATGAAGTTGCTAAGATGACGAATAAAGATAAGGTCGAAGGAAATCTAGAAGAGGTGATGGAGGGCGCGGACGTCTTTATCGGGGTTTCCGTAGGTGGTCTACTCTCAGAAGAAATGGTTCGTACGATGAAGGATGACTCCATTATTTTTGCGATGGCAAATCCTGATCCTGAGATTATGCCGGAGGCTGCAAAAAATGCAGGTGCACGAGTGATTGGAACGGGTCGCTCTGATTTTCCGAACCAAGTCAATAACGTACTTGCATTTCCAGGAATTTTTAGAGGGGCATTGGATGTTCGGGCAACAAGAATCAATGAGAAGATGAAAATTGCAGCCGCGGAGGCCATTGCAGCCTTAATTAGTGATGATGAATTAAATGAAGACTATGTTATACCGGCTCCATTTGACCCTAGAGTAGCCCCTGCAGTAGCTGCAAGCGTGGCAAAAGCAGCGATGGAGTCTGGTGTGGCGAGAATACAAGTCGATCCAGAGGAAGTTGCAGAAAAGACGAGAAGATTAACGCTAATTGAAGACTAG